The Nitrospiraceae bacterium sequence GGTCATGACGAGTTCGTATAGTGCGGATGTGGTGAGCGCGAGAGACGCGGGACAGGTGCCGGTTGACTATGTCGCCGACACCTTTGTTCATGCCGTCGACTGGATAGAACAGCAGATCATGAACCGAAACAACCGGATCAGGCAAAACCGATGAAGCCGCTAATCCGTTCATACGCGATAGTGAGATAGCGTATGGTGTCGATGGACTAAAGGGTTCCCTCGGGTACGTATGGACATCACTCCTCAGCGCATCCTGGTCATCAAATTAAGTTCGCTGGGCGATATTGTTCATGCCCTTCCAGCCGTGGCTGGGTTGCGTCAGCGGTTTCCGCACGCCCGACTGACCTGGATGGTTAAAGAGATCTGGGCGCCGATTCTGGAAGGGAATCCCGATATTGATGACCTTTTGGCTGTGAATGTGTCTTGGCAGAATTGGCCGCATATCTTTCGGACACTCCGAAGAGGACAGTTTGATCTGGTTGTGGATTTTCAAGGGCTGTTCCGTTCAGGGATCTTTGGCGTGATGACCGGAGCCCAAACCCGTGTGGGGTTTGCGAGAGCCAGGGAAGGAGCGACCTGGTTTTATACTCACCGGGTGCCTCTCCCGGAGACGAAGCCTTCCCCCTGGCGTTTGTTGGAGATCCATGCCGTTGACCGGAATGTCGCGATCACCACATTTCTGGGCGGACGCTCATCTACTCCGGTGTTCCATCTGCCTCAATCCTCTACCGATCGTCTTGCCACTGAAACGATGCTTCAGGATGCACACGTTCAGGACCATGAACACCTGATTGCTTTAGCACCTTGGACACGGTCTGCCATGAAGTCCTGGCCGTTTAAACGGTTTGTGGATCTGGCCAGTGAATTGGTGCAGTGGCCCGATGTTCGTGTTGTGCTGTTGGGTGGAGCGTCAGAGATCCCTGCTGCCGGGGAATTTGATTGTCTCGTGCCACAGGGTCTGATCAATCTGGTCGGACGACTGTCTCTTCCCCAATTGCCCTCACTTTTGCGAAGAATGCATCTGCTTATTGGAAACGATTCGGCCCTCATTCACCTTGCAGCGGGAGTGGGAATTCCCGTGCTCGCGGTCTTTGGCCCCACGCATCCCAAAGCGACAGGTCCTTATCCCTTGGGCAACCATGTTATTCTGCGCAGGGAATTGCCCTGCAGTCCCTGTGGAGCACGAAGGTGCAGAAATCCCCACTATCTGGAATGCCTGGAATTGATCTCGCTCGAGGATCTTTTTCGTGAGG is a genomic window containing:
- a CDS encoding glycosyltransferase family 9 protein, giving the protein MDITPQRILVIKLSSLGDIVHALPAVAGLRQRFPHARLTWMVKEIWAPILEGNPDIDDLLAVNVSWQNWPHIFRTLRRGQFDLVVDFQGLFRSGIFGVMTGAQTRVGFARAREGATWFYTHRVPLPETKPSPWRLLEIHAVDRNVAITTFLGGRSSTPVFHLPQSSTDRLATETMLQDAHVQDHEHLIALAPWTRSAMKSWPFKRFVDLASELVQWPDVRVVLLGGASEIPAAGEFDCLVPQGLINLVGRLSLPQLPSLLRRMHLLIGNDSALIHLAAGVGIPVLAVFGPTHPKATGPYPLGNHVILRRELPCSPCGARRCRNPHYLECLELISLEDLFREVKGIVGSFSHRRNDRMPATPSSANP